The following proteins are encoded in a genomic region of Bubalus kerabau isolate K-KA32 ecotype Philippines breed swamp buffalo chromosome 15, PCC_UOA_SB_1v2, whole genome shotgun sequence:
- the LOC129628828 gene encoding LOW QUALITY PROTEIN: olfactory receptor 1052-like (The sequence of the model RefSeq protein was modified relative to this genomic sequence to represent the inferred CDS: inserted 1 base in 1 codon), with protein sequence MATKNFTVVTEFILLGLTDNAELKGVLFVLFLVIYAVTLVGNLGMIFLIQTTPKLHTPMYFFLSCLSSVDACYSSVIAPKLLISFLVVRQTISFSACIVQHLFFGVFITTEGFLLSTMAYDRYVAIVNPLLYAAAMSKRKSVGLVTGSLIGGMINSLTHTISFGRLSFCRXQVISHFFCDVPPLLKLSCSDTSMNELLLLTFSGVIAMATLIVIISYTYIAVAILRIRSAAGREKPFSTCASHLTAVTIFYSTLSFNYIQPSSQYSVEQETVVSVFYTLVIPMLNPLIYSLRNKEVKGAVRRAIGIK encoded by the exons ATGGCTACAAAGAATTTTACGGTTGTTACTGAATTTATTCTTTTGGGACTGACAGACAATGCTGAACTGAAAGGTGTTCTTTTTGTGTTGTTCCTGGTGATTTATGCTGTTACTTTGGTGGGGAATCTGGGCATGATCTTCCTAATCCAAACCACCCCCAAGCTCCACAcgcccatgtactttttcctcagcTGCCTTTCATCTGTGGATGCCTGTTATTCATCTGTTATTGCACCAAAATTGCTGATCAGCTTCCTAGTTGTGAGGcaaaccatctccttctctgcctgcaTAGTGCAGCATTTGTTTTTTGGGGTGTTCATCACCACAGAAGGCTTCTTGCTGTCCACGATGGCTTATGACCGTTATGTGGCCATTGTCAACCCTTTGCTTTACGCTGCAGCCATGTCTAAGAGGAAGTCTGTAGGACTGGTCACTGGATCACTCATTGGTGGAATGATTAACTCACTGACCCACACCATAAGCTTTGGAAGATTGTCTTTCTGCA TCCAAGTCATCAGTCACTTCTTCTGTGATGTCCCCCCACTGCTGAAGTTGTCATGTTCTGATACCTCCATGAATGAGCTGTTGCTCCTAACCTTCTCTGGAGTCATTGCCATGGCCACCTTGATTGTGATCATTTCCTACACTTACATTGCTGTTGCTATCCTGAGGATCCGCTCAGCAGCAGGCAGAGAGAAACCCTTCTCCACCTGTGCCTCTCACCTGACCGCTGTGACCATATTCTACAGCACCTTGAGTTTTAATTACATTCAGCCAAGTTCCCAGTATTCTGTAGAACAAGAGACGGTGGTTTCAGTGTTCTATACACTAGTGATTCCCATGTTAAACCCATTGATTTACAGTCTGAGAAACAAAGAGGTAAAGGGTGCTGTGAGAAGGGCCataggaataaaataa